In Actinomadura citrea, a single window of DNA contains:
- a CDS encoding BMP family lipoprotein, which yields MRRGLKITLVTVTGAALTLSASACGGKKADSGDGDDGKKTLKIGLAFDIGGRGDQSFNDSAAAGLDKAKKDLDVKTEEISAKPDEPDSDKESRLRLLANKGYNPVIGVGFAYTASINKVAKDFPNTKFLVVDADQCKVEGANVSGACFSEEQGSYLVGAAAALKSKTGTIGFIGGVNVPLINKFFAGYQAGAKKAKPGIKVLPAKYLTQPPNFNGFKDAGLGNEAAKGQLDENADVIYHAAGGAGIGVIKTVGAAKKWAIGVDSDQYNQPAVAGVKAQILTSMEKHVDVAVYDFVESVAKGTFKAGTTQYNLSNDGIGYATSGGNVDDIKAKLDELKADIVSGKITVPTKA from the coding sequence TTGCGCCGTGGACTGAAGATAACGCTCGTCACCGTGACGGGTGCGGCGCTGACGCTCAGCGCTTCCGCGTGCGGTGGCAAGAAGGCCGACAGCGGTGACGGCGACGACGGCAAGAAGACCCTCAAGATCGGTCTGGCCTTCGACATCGGCGGCCGCGGTGACCAGTCCTTCAACGACTCGGCCGCCGCGGGCCTCGACAAGGCCAAGAAGGACCTGGACGTCAAGACCGAGGAGATCTCCGCCAAGCCGGACGAGCCGGACTCCGACAAGGAGTCGCGCCTGCGGCTGCTGGCCAACAAGGGCTACAACCCGGTCATCGGCGTCGGCTTCGCCTACACGGCCTCGATCAACAAGGTCGCCAAGGACTTCCCGAACACCAAGTTCCTCGTCGTCGACGCCGACCAGTGCAAGGTCGAGGGCGCGAACGTCAGCGGCGCCTGCTTCTCCGAGGAGCAGGGGTCCTACCTGGTCGGCGCCGCGGCCGCGCTGAAGTCCAAGACCGGCACGATCGGGTTCATCGGCGGCGTCAACGTCCCGCTGATCAACAAGTTCTTCGCCGGGTACCAGGCGGGCGCGAAGAAGGCCAAGCCGGGCATCAAGGTGCTGCCCGCCAAGTACCTCACGCAGCCTCCGAACTTCAACGGCTTCAAGGACGCCGGCCTCGGCAACGAGGCGGCCAAGGGCCAGCTCGACGAGAACGCCGACGTGATCTACCACGCGGCGGGCGGCGCGGGCATCGGCGTCATCAAGACGGTCGGCGCGGCCAAGAAGTGGGCGATCGGCGTCGACTCCGACCAGTACAACCAGCCCGCGGTCGCCGGGGTGAAGGCCCAGATCCTGACGTCGATGGAGAAGCACGTGGACGTCGCGGTCTACGACTTCGTCGAGAGCGTCGCCAAGGGCACCTTCAAGGCCGGCACCACGCAGTACAACCTGAGCAACGACGGCATCGGCTACGCCACCTCCGGCGGCAACGTCGACGACATCAAGGCCAAGCTGGACGAACTGAAGGCCGACATCGTCAGCGGCAAGATCACCGTTCCGACCAAGGCCTGA